The following are encoded in a window of uncultured Sphaerochaeta sp. genomic DNA:
- a CDS encoding RluA family pseudouridine synthase yields the protein MEQLEGRILYEDNHLIVVNKRGGELVQGDKTGDKTLADLVKEYLKVTYEKKGNVYLGIPHRLDRPTSGLVIFAKTEKALVRMNELFKGNTVKKTYWAIVDKVPNDTEGTLLHYIIRDTKANKSVALPVERQKGKLAKMDYRLIAASKTYFLLEVLLHTGRHHQIRAQLAAIGLHIKGDLKYGFPRSNPDGGICLHARSISFVHPVRKEEITIVADPPQDTLWDAFLSQL from the coding sequence ATGGAACAACTTGAAGGTCGGATCCTGTACGAGGACAACCATTTGATCGTGGTGAACAAGCGTGGTGGTGAGTTGGTACAAGGAGACAAGACCGGAGATAAAACACTTGCTGATCTTGTCAAGGAATACCTGAAGGTAACCTATGAAAAGAAGGGGAATGTCTACCTGGGCATACCCCATCGCTTGGATCGGCCAACCAGCGGTTTGGTGATTTTTGCCAAGACCGAAAAAGCCTTGGTCAGGATGAATGAGCTCTTCAAGGGCAATACCGTGAAGAAGACCTACTGGGCGATTGTGGATAAGGTTCCCAATGATACAGAGGGTACCTTGCTTCACTACATCATCCGCGATACAAAAGCGAACAAGAGTGTTGCGCTTCCTGTAGAGAGACAGAAAGGGAAGCTTGCGAAGATGGATTACCGTCTTATCGCTGCAAGTAAAACCTACTTTCTCCTTGAGGTATTGCTGCATACCGGTAGACATCACCAGATCAGGGCGCAGCTTGCAGCAATTGGCTTGCATATCAAGGGGGACCTCAAGTATGGTTTCCCGCGTTCCAATCCCGATGGGGGAATTTGTCTCCATGCGAGGTCCATCTCCTTTGTTCACCCGGTACGCAAGGAAGAGATAACCATTGTTGCCGATCCCCCGCAAGATACTTTATGGGATGCATTCCTTTCTCAGCTCTAA
- a CDS encoding DNA topoisomerase IV subunit A, which yields MTQAHAIFKENFLEYASYVIKERAIPDLVDGFKPVQRRIIHTLFEMDDGKFHKVANVVGWAMRYHPHGDSSIYEALVNLANCDLFIERQGNYGNILTGDRAAAARYIECRLLPFAKKVLYNPELTEFVESYDGRNKEPIAFPAKIPVVLIQGVSGIAVGMSTYILPHNPIEVFDGMAASLRGESYELYPDFPGGGIVDVDDYNDGRGSVSIRAKLNTKDPKRIIIEELPYGTTSEMMIRSVEDAAKKGKLKISSITDYTAEKVNIEISLARNTYSKEIVDALYAYTACETKLSVNPLVIRDNTPTIMGVHEILDFHAHHLVDVLEAELKLEKGHLLDKLHYRTLERIFIEERIYKRIEQKKSAEDVNKAVVSGFKPFTEELLRPLDGEDVERLLKIPIRRISLFDIEKNHQEIESINDQLTDIEKKLADLTGYALSFIAELKELMSDEEHKRKSTIKKFDMVDVKEVAERNLPLRYDAAAGYLGYDVKKGNTLFEVSPFDRILVIRKDGNYQVIDAPEKEFVGKGMLYCGLADKDELAKIVFTVIYQEKTYKYLFIKRCQITSYQLKKLYPLVPEGNFKIVKLSTFENAEMNLTYKKKPGLRILEEKFYFSDYKPKGVKANGVRLAVKEVASIRLRAVKEVVHEDQREPSLFDDEMERE from the coding sequence ATGACCCAGGCACACGCAATTTTCAAAGAGAACTTCCTGGAATACGCAAGCTATGTCATCAAGGAGCGGGCAATACCCGATCTTGTGGATGGATTCAAACCTGTACAGAGGAGAATCATCCATACGCTGTTTGAGATGGATGACGGCAAATTTCACAAGGTGGCAAACGTAGTAGGGTGGGCGATGCGCTATCACCCGCATGGGGATTCTTCCATCTACGAAGCCTTGGTAAACCTTGCCAACTGTGATTTGTTCATTGAGCGACAGGGGAACTACGGAAATATCTTGACCGGGGACAGGGCTGCTGCGGCACGTTACATCGAATGTCGTCTTCTCCCGTTTGCCAAGAAGGTGTTGTATAATCCTGAGCTTACCGAGTTTGTGGAGTCCTATGATGGTAGGAACAAGGAACCTATAGCATTCCCTGCCAAGATTCCTGTGGTCCTCATACAAGGGGTTAGTGGTATTGCTGTAGGTATGAGTACCTATATTCTTCCCCATAACCCGATTGAGGTGTTTGACGGAATGGCTGCCTCATTGCGGGGAGAGTCATACGAACTCTACCCTGATTTCCCTGGAGGGGGCATCGTTGATGTTGATGACTATAACGATGGACGGGGTTCAGTCTCCATCAGGGCAAAACTGAACACGAAGGATCCAAAACGAATAATCATTGAGGAACTCCCCTATGGGACCACCAGTGAGATGATGATCCGCTCGGTCGAAGATGCCGCCAAGAAGGGGAAGCTGAAGATCAGCTCCATTACTGACTATACCGCCGAGAAGGTGAACATCGAGATCAGCCTTGCCCGAAACACCTATTCAAAAGAAATTGTGGATGCCTTGTATGCCTATACGGCATGTGAGACGAAGCTCTCCGTCAATCCACTTGTGATCAGGGATAATACCCCGACCATCATGGGGGTGCATGAGATACTGGATTTCCATGCTCATCACTTGGTTGATGTCCTTGAAGCAGAGTTGAAGCTGGAGAAGGGTCATTTGTTGGACAAGCTCCACTACAGAACGCTGGAAAGAATCTTCATTGAAGAGCGGATCTATAAGCGTATTGAACAGAAAAAGAGTGCTGAGGATGTGAACAAAGCGGTTGTCAGTGGGTTCAAGCCATTTACTGAAGAACTGCTCCGCCCGCTTGATGGTGAGGATGTTGAACGTCTGCTCAAGATCCCCATCCGACGCATCAGTTTGTTTGACATCGAGAAGAACCATCAGGAGATTGAGTCGATCAACGATCAGCTTACAGATATTGAGAAGAAGCTTGCAGACCTTACTGGCTATGCACTCTCGTTCATTGCAGAGTTGAAAGAGCTCATGTCCGATGAGGAGCATAAGCGCAAGAGTACGATCAAGAAGTTTGATATGGTCGATGTGAAAGAGGTTGCTGAGCGTAATCTGCCTCTCCGCTATGATGCTGCAGCCGGGTACCTTGGCTATGATGTAAAGAAAGGAAATACCCTATTCGAGGTCAGTCCCTTTGACCGAATCCTGGTAATTCGTAAGGATGGTAATTATCAGGTGATTGACGCACCCGAGAAGGAATTTGTCGGGAAAGGGATGCTCTATTGTGGGCTCGCTGACAAAGATGAGCTTGCCAAGATTGTCTTTACAGTCATTTACCAGGAGAAAACCTACAAGTACCTCTTCATCAAACGGTGCCAGATTACAAGCTACCAATTGAAAAAGCTCTACCCTCTGGTACCGGAAGGGAACTTCAAGATAGTCAAACTGTCCACTTTCGAAAATGCTGAGATGAATCTTACCTATAAGAAGAAACCAGGACTCAGGATTTTGGAGGAGAAATTCTACTTTTCCGATTACAAACCTAAAGGGGTAAAGGCAAACGGGGTTCGCTTGGCTGTAAAGGAAGTGGCTTCCATACGGCTCAGGGCAGTAAAAGAAGTGGTACACGAAGACCAACGAGAACCGTCGCTCTTCGATGATGAGATGGAGAGGGAATAA
- a CDS encoding aldo/keto reductase produces MKKRPFGTNKTMVSEVGLGTWQIGGSWGTVEDETAMKILQTASDAGITFFDTADVYGDGRSEKFIGKFLTSQRDSFFVATKLGRGGNPGWPGNFTPEAMIRHTDASLSRLGVERLDLIQLHCIPQDVLADGAVFDVLRELKKQGKIADFGASVESVEEGLICLKEEGIASLQVIFNMFRQKLITDLFGKAKEKEVSIIARVPLASGLLSGKMTKTTTFDESDHRNFNRDGASFNVGETFAGVPFEKGVELAEELKTMKPEGMTLAQMALRWILDFDAVSVVIPGASRPSQVLDNAAISDLPPLSAELHKKLEKFYQDKVAQHIRGPY; encoded by the coding sequence ATGAAGAAAAGACCGTTTGGTACAAATAAGACCATGGTTTCCGAGGTTGGATTGGGAACCTGGCAGATCGGTGGATCATGGGGTACCGTTGAGGATGAGACTGCCATGAAAATCCTCCAGACCGCCTCTGATGCAGGTATTACCTTTTTTGATACCGCTGATGTGTATGGAGACGGGAGGAGCGAGAAGTTCATTGGAAAATTTCTTACATCCCAACGGGACTCCTTCTTTGTTGCTACCAAATTGGGACGTGGAGGAAATCCTGGTTGGCCTGGGAATTTCACCCCTGAGGCAATGATACGCCACACCGATGCATCACTCTCCCGTTTGGGCGTTGAACGCTTGGATTTGATCCAGTTGCACTGTATACCCCAGGATGTCCTGGCCGATGGGGCTGTCTTTGATGTCTTGAGAGAGCTGAAAAAGCAGGGAAAGATTGCCGACTTTGGCGCAAGTGTTGAGTCCGTGGAAGAGGGATTGATCTGTCTGAAAGAGGAGGGAATTGCCTCTCTGCAGGTTATCTTCAATATGTTCCGACAGAAACTAATCACCGACCTCTTCGGTAAGGCCAAGGAAAAAGAGGTTTCCATCATTGCCCGTGTTCCTTTGGCAAGTGGGCTGCTCTCGGGAAAGATGACGAAAACCACCACCTTTGATGAGAGTGACCACCGTAACTTCAATCGCGATGGAGCTTCCTTCAATGTTGGAGAGACCTTTGCAGGTGTTCCTTTTGAGAAGGGCGTTGAACTGGCTGAAGAGCTCAAGACAATGAAACCAGAGGGAATGACCCTTGCTCAAATGGCACTACGCTGGATTCTCGACTTTGATGCTGTCTCTGTGGTAATTCCTGGTGCCAGCCGGCCATCACAGGTGCTGGACAATGCCGCAATTTCTGATCTTCCTCCTCTCTCAGCTGAGTTGCATAAGAAATTGGAGAAGTTCTATCAGGACAAGGTGGCACAACACATTCGTGGTCCTTATTAG